The DNA sequence GTTACGAATAAAGTAAAAGAGTGGTTGCGCGGTAAAGGGCTAACGGATGAAGTGAAGTTGTACCAGTCCAAAATTGCGGATGAAATGAAGCGGATCGATGACTATGACATCATAGTGAGCACTACGGTAGTGCCAGATTCCATTAAAGATAAAGTC is a window from the Trichococcus shcherbakoviae genome containing:
- a CDS encoding PTS sugar transporter subunit IIB: MKKLLIMCGTGVATSTIVTNKVKEWLRGKGLTDEVKLYQSKIADEMKRIDDYDIIVSTTVVPDSIKDKVIMGLPLLTGFGTEEMYAEIERKIRE